The genomic DNA TAGGAGTTGGGGAATTTTAGGTTAAGAGAGAGGTTATTTGGGAATCAAAACACAAATACACAAGTTTGATCTTAATGAACTTGTACCTTCTCAACCCTATGATGAATCCAGTGTCTGAGACAGCATTATAAAATCAAGATAAAAGTATGAGAGAATAATGCTGGAAAAGACTGCAATATTCATGCAGGCCTATAAGAAAgtccttttattttcagtataaGGCCTCAGTCCAGAGAGCTGTTCTCCAAGGGCAGGCTCCATATCAGCACTGTGATTTATCCATGCAACACAATTTGCAGGATCAAAGCTTTCAGAAAATTCTCAGTCTATGGGTATCAGCTGAGAAGCTCCCAACCTTTCAGACAGCACAAACCAAAGTCCTCAGAGTCCATCCTAAACCTGGATCCCCATGACTTTCAGTGGCAGCCTAAGCTACCCTCAACTAGCCTGTCTCCTTTACAAGCCTCTACATTATGCTGGCTGGGACTGTGCTGAGGATGTTCACGGATCACACCAAGAAGATAATTTATCTGGAGGGTTGAGTTTTCTTGCAGCTGGATGAGTGCAGTCTtgttcctgccctgctggcatgtcacaggggtggcacagggtagagaaaaacaggcaggagaaaggagcaTCTCTCTACAAGATCTAAAACCAAGGTgtaacatttaatttcattcttgCTATCAGAGTATTTCCTACCAGCCTCCAGGGTACTCCTGCTCAGTAATCCCATGGTGCAGCAAGAAAATACTCACCACCAGCAAGAGCTTCCTCTCTTGCACTGTCATCATCACTGGGCTGAAGAATATTCCAGGATGTCAAAGCAAGTGAAGAAATGTCTTCAGCTGATGATAACTTCAGCATGTCCATGTGATTGCTCTGAGGTTTGTAACGGGGGATGAAACACTCTTTGCCTTGCTTAAAAATGTCCTTAATGATTTCTTCTGTCTGGACTTCATCTGGCATGCTCAGGAAGATTGCAATTCTTTTGGATTCTTGGTACTTGGGATGGGAAATCACCTACATGGGAAATGGACACAAGTGGTTTAGGAAAGTTTTTGGAAAGTTCAACTTACTTTAATTAAACACAAAACTGGAGCACAATATTCACTGAAAAGGGTAGAGAGACAAACATCAATGTATCATAAACAGAATAAACTGACTTTGTTACCTAGTCCAACACTTCTACCATCAGCAAAATCAAAATAGGCAACTTTTTGTATCTAATAAACTAAACACTGCAATACAGGTTTGGGCCAGCAAAAACCAGTTTTGCAGACAATCTTCCAATCCCCTAAAGATCTGTGCCATGCATCCTCAGATGTATGATATCCTCAAATGCCCAACATCACTGCAGAAAGACACAGCAGGCCAGAACTGCCAGCTTATGCAAGCCGTGAGGGTTTAGCATTCCTTTTCTCCCATCCTTTTTACAGGCTGCACCTCTCGCTGGGGCTGAGGCAGAACGGGAAGCGCCTCAACAATAACTCAAAGGAAAATCAGCACCAGAGCAGATGACTGAGGAGCACAAAGTCTTCCAAGACCAGGCCCCTCTTTCTTTTGTTCACCTGAACGTCTTCCCTCCAGCAAGATGAGTTATGTGACTTCAAACATCTCCTGCTTCTAACAGGTGATCTTATTACCGCACATTTTTCAGAGCTTGAAGGAAAGATGGCCTTGCcatcttttgcttttcatgaGACTCTGTGCTGGGCTTATAAAAGGCTGAATAtaggagggaaaataaaaaatgcttataTAGTGAAAAAGTGTTAGCAGACTCATACCTCACCTGTCTTGGCCCATTCCAGACTGAATTCCACATTAAAATTTGAAAGGAGGCTTTAAAAAGCTTGTCTGCTCATTCTCTAGCAGCTTATCTATTTTGTCACTTACATCTGGACAAAAGTAATATAAATGTGTCCCTATTCatttaaatgtgatttattcTTATTCTACACActaaaaaaatctctcaaaaATATTAGACTATTGAGAAACTCCCTAGTATCTACAGAAGAGATCACCAAATCTCCTGCTCAGTGTTTGTATAACTGCAGGGTAACTCACTCTTCTGAGCTTTAGCCTTTGCCCTGGCCTTGTTTTGAGATACAAATGCCCATATCTGAGTCAAGATATGGCTCccactgcattttttattttctttccatcacAGCAGTTAAAAATCCAGCCGAAATATTTAGAAGACAGATATAATTTTgtaaggggaaaagaaagaaacgCTCCAGACTAAATGATGGTGTACTTGTTGTTTGGCCACAGAAACATCCTAACAATTCAAACccatattttatttccttttctatctGCCTAAACCTACACGTGGATTTTTCCACAGGATTAAGCCcttaaaagaacagaatttcCATGATAGCTTCTGCTGCAAAAAGCAGACTATGTAGTCAAACTGCAGACTCCAGAAAACGGCTGTGGCTCATACTGAGGGCCTCCAGAGCCAAAACTTCTCATGGGTTTGGTGAAGAGAGAAACCGAGACACTGAGACACTCTGAGACACGGGCTGTGTGATGTAGGCACCACACAGGCCCCATCTGCTCTGAGGTATCCAGTAACACATTAATTAGGCTGTATAGGAACAACAATGAGGTTGAAGATGTAAACCCACATGTGAGCAGGAAGACACAATTTCAGATGTTCTCAGAATTGTGCAGATGCTCCTGCTATGACTCGGAGCAGTTTCTGAGAAGACTAAAAAAATTTCCACACTTTAGCAACTATTATCTGCCCTTTGTTCACCAGCTGATGGCAATCCTCGCAGAACCAGGGCATGCAAATAGCATGACTTCAATCATGAACataagcattaaaaaagaataatcatCCAGAAACTAATTAAATACTGGTGACTTGGTTGGCCGGTGAAGCctatttcattttgaatttaaagattattttgaaatgagATTTTACTACAAAAAATATTACTCAGGTGTTATAACCTGCTCAGTTTTATTAGCTACAAGCACTGATGTCTGTTACAAAACTACATTTTTGGCCTTATATCATGCCAAatattttctcagccttttccaaACTTTCTCTATGCCTGCGGTATTACCCACTCCCCATGAGGACACTGACTCTACTTCCTGTCACTTGCACAGAGCCACTCAAGCAAGCTCAGGATTTTCAGTTTTTGTCAGATTAATAAAATGGCTAGATAATATCAATTTATGTCGTATTTCCTGATGCCttctttaaagcaaaacaaaggctGTATCTTTTAGTGTGCTCACTAGAAGAAATGAGTGTTCTGTTGCTGTGTTTATCAGCAGCAGCTAGACAAAAGCTGAGGGCTCCTAAAAATCCATTACCAGGTGCTTAAAAGTTGGCTGAGGACTCTGAATTTTTGAAGAGGATGCATGCCAGTATTTGCTAAAAATTGAGAGATTTAAGTCTAGGATGtataattattaaaatgcattacCATGAGAGTAGGACACTACATGTGGATATGTTTCTAAAAAGCATTCTCAATAAAAAAAAGGTTATGTGAGTTCCAGTTAAAACTTCATACAATCTAAAGTTTCTGTGCTGCCACATCCCACTCATGAAGTGGCTACATATTAGTAGTAAATGAAGTCTATAAAATGATTTGAGATCCTCTGGCAGAAAAATAACCATATAAATGTAGATCATCTAGAAGTACCCGCTGGTGCTGCAAAAAAATGAGGACTGTGGTCTATTACATGCAGtgactgcaaaataaaattttattatgtttattaaaatgataaaatacaTCTATATAAAAACTGTGTAATCCAAACACAAACAGGACATTTCAAAAGTACATACCCATATCACTCTGTGCTAGGATACCAGTTAGACAAACCCTGCTTGATATCTTATAGCGTGTAAAAAttatattagaaataaaactgtgtGGAAGAAACACCGCTGGAAGATACAGAAGGGAGATGACAGTGCATAAAACAAGAGGCCAAATCAGGCAGTAGCTGGGTTTTGTATGTACGGCCAGAGCCAGGCTGGTGTGCAATGTCTGAGACAAACACCCGCCACCACCCCGAGGAGCCCTGCTTGGGGCGTGTGGCAGTGtgccccactgtccccaaaacCGGGGGAACAAGGGTCATCACCACTCCAGGGCTGAACTGTGACCACGGCCCCGggagcagtgtccccagcaccccgGGGTGAAGGGTGATCACCCACCACTCCAGGGGCGATGTGTGCCCATAGCTCCAGGGTGGAATGTCCCCAGCGCCCCGGGGCGAAGGGTGATCACCCACCATTCCAGGGGTGCTGTGTGCCCATAGCTCCAGGGTGGAATGTCCCCAGCACCCCGGGGTGAAGGGTGATCACCCACCACTCCAGGGGTGCTGTGTGCCCTCTGCTCCAGTGTTTAATGTCCCCAGCACCCCCGCTTTCGCCGGCCCCGCCGGCAGTTCCTGTCACACCGCCACCACCCCGCTCCCCGGCCCTGCCGAGGAAGGGACGAGGGAAGGCTCCGAGGCGGAGCTCACCCCCCGCTCGGCGGAAGGGCCCCTGAGTCACCGTTTCGGTCTCCCCTGGAAAGTCCCGGCCGCGCTGCCCGGCCGGCCGTGCCCGGCTCTGGGCCGTGCCCGGGTGTCCGCACCCACCTTGCGCCCCAGCAGGCGGGACTGGCGCTGCTTCTCGGCCGCACCGAGCGCCCGCAGGCGCTGCCGCAGCTCCCCCCGCAGCTGCCGCTTGGCCGCCCTCAGCGCCGCCGCCATGGCGCCGCCGTGCCCGGGCCGCTCCATGCGCCCAGCGCCGGGcgggccgcggccgggccgggcagggccgcggggcagggccgggacCGCCCGCTCGCTGCTCCGAGCGCGGGAGGCACCGGCCCCGCGCCGCTGGAGGGTCCCTGCCAACACCagccctcttttttttttttttttttttttttttcctttccgGGAACATATCGCAAAGAATTTCCCCTTCTCTCATTCGGCTGTACGAAGGGAAAGTACATTTCGGCGGGATGTTTAGGCACCGTCTGCCTGCCGAGCAGGCTCATATCCCTGTGGCGTCCGGCGGTGCCGTGGGCTCTGCGGGACAGTGTGAGGGACAGCCCTGTGGCTAATGTGGTCATCGGCGACCAGCCCAGGGAAGATGTGCCCGCCACGTCCCAAGGGAGGCCTTTGGGTCCAAAACACCTTTtactgcccagggagctggtggagtcaccatctcaCCGTCCCTGGCAGTGTTCGAGAAGTGAcaggatgtggcacttagtgccgTGGTCcagttgacaaggtggtgacCAGTCAAAGGTTGGAGTTAGTCACctcagaggttttttccaacctgatTGTGTGATTTTTAAGCACAGAAAGAGATATTTCTATAGGAGAACAGCTGTTTCCATAAATCTTTTCTGTGTGGCTTTTGATGACATCTCAATTTAGCTGCTGTGTGCATCGATGAAGTCATCAGCTGTCCCACTGGGCAGCTCTTTGACCTCACCTTTTGCTCTAGAAGCAGCACTTTGTTCTCCCCTGGCAGATCCAAGGATTCCTTAAACAGCAGTGCCCCAGGACCTGGGCACTGCTCAGAGTCATGTATGGATAACTTCATAACTTTTATAAAACTTAGCTAATAGTCCTGCTGTTTTCAGGTGTTTTACTATGCTTAGAATTGAGGTGGTACATCTCATCACTGCTTTGCTTGCTCTGCACTGAAAAAAGGAGGTTTTGTCCTGGTGAAGTAAACCTGGAGCCCACTGGACCATTAATGATCCAGGCTTCTTTTGTTTAAACCCTGCCCTTACCACCAAATCAACTTCTAAAATTATTGGATCACCTACATTTTGAAAAGACACAGTCCCCCTTTTTCTTTAACGAAATATGGTACTTCTGAGTATTAAATAGGTTACTAGATCAGTGTAAAAGGAAGTGGATGCGGTATTAATAGATTAGTGTTAGCCACTGTAATACGTGCTTGCAGCAGTGCTCAAAAAGGAACTGAGTAAGAATTACTGTTCTTACTATGAAGACTTAGATGGCTAATAAACACATATCATAACATGTctcaaaatgtcatttctgACAGGTGCTGCCATAGGTGTTCTGGAGGTGGGCATTTTCATGTAGCTGCCCCTTGCTCTCTGAATGCTGCCATCTTTTCTTCAACAGCAACAAAGTTTACCTCACAAATCCTGCCAGCATGCTAAAtaatatttcttgttttcactgGGGAGTGAAACATTAACATCTGTTTGTGTTCTATGGTTAAACCCACCATGTTAGACcgtggaatcacagaacaacCCAGGCTGCAAGGGACATGCAAAGCTCATGTGGTCCAGCCTTTCCTGGAAAATGGAGCCTAGATGAAAGTTTATCTAGTGCCCTGTTCAGTCGCATCCTGGAAACTGCCAGGGAAGGGGACTCCACCACATGCTTGGGCAGGTTGTTCCAGTAAACGattgtacttaaaaaaaaaaaaaaaaaaaaaaaaaaaaaagccttgtgtTGAGATGAAAGATGGAGAGCCCATTACCAGAAGAGGCTGATTTGTTCTCTCAGTGTCACAAAGCTGGATTTTCTAGAGGATCTGTCTCAGAGAACCTGTAGTGTTTTGTGCCACAGGCTGGTGCTCAGTTTGGCTCAGTTTGGTTCACTTCCCAACATGcctaaaaaaagaagaagggtGTTTAGACCCAGCCTTAGTTCCCTAATAGAAAGTCACTACAGCTTAAGAGAATCCTTCTAGATTGAATTCTTGAAGAATTCTACTGTTTAGCCATTGAAAGCAAATGGAATTTGAGTAAAAATGTGAATTGCCCCAGACTGTAAAAGCCTGGACGCCTCTTGCATCACTCTCTGAATTTGTTGAGTTTTATGATGTATCCCAAAACACTAATTACTGTCATCAGACCTGATCCAGTTCATTTATTTTGCCACAAGATATCTGTTTCTTATACAAGCTACCAGAGAGTGCCTGAAAAgtattacagaaaatgaaagtcTTGACAGCTGTGGACATCAGGTCAAACCCATAAACTACTTggattttccagcagcactgtgatAACTCTTCTAAGATTATCTTACTCAGACAGATCTCTTCCCATTCTCcaatttttctggaaaaaatgagACCAATCTTAAGGCTTTAAAGtacatattttaatgtattctcTTAAAATATTAGTGTATTTACacaaatttctcatttaaaaatattttgtacgtgtctttttttaaacatctagTTTAAAAAACATTCAGCCAGATGACTACATGACACAAATATGAAAGAACATTCATTGTAGATGTGAGcgattaaaaaaatacagcacagaaacacaTACCATTGCTATAACAGTAAGTGAgtgcacatttttaaattgctaGCTTCCACAAACAGTTCTTCCCATAGAAATTGCTTAGTCTGTGTCAGTAACTTCTACTCACTTCTATATTGCAgttcccatttcttttttcttcacaaaaatcCCCCCCCGTTTTTCTTATACAGAGGTTGCAATAAAATGCATTACAGTAGTATTtcatttacaaaacaaatgACATAAAAACTTGTTTCTTAACCCATTGGATTGTATTTCACTAAAAACAATGTCCTTTCATGGAGATGCAAGAGAGATTCCAAGAGCTGTCTGGATGTGGAAAATGATCTCAAAGCAATCCTGCCTGAAAAGATGGACTTGAATTGATGCATGATGTTGTGCAGATTCCCCTTTGGAAGGATCATCTTCAGATTTGGTAATTAGGATAGCATGCTAAACATTGTATTTagtcaaaataaatacaaataaattaaaaacaaattatggAAGGAAATTATTCTCTTGTTGATATTGCTTGGAGGAAGGTTGAGAGGTGAAGCTTGTGGCAATATCTAGGTTACACATGAATGGCAGATCCTTTTGCTTCAGTAGTACTCTCTGAACAAGGAAACAACAGCTATCAACAGGGCTGTGATTTTGGAGAAAGACAGTAGTGATCTTCTTTCAAACTTTGTTAGGAAGCcattttcctgtggaaaagaaCACACACAGTTAGGGACAGCTTAAAAACAAGATGCAGGGAAGCCACACCACCCTCTGTGTCAGATTAACAGTGCTACAGCACTGTGCAGTGAGGGACAGCTTTTCAGAGCTCTACCTCCAAAAGATGAATAGGGCTTTTAAAATAGTAGCTGAAAATAGCTGCACCTTGCtaaatgtttgttttatctCCAAGTCAAGACTATGCCCTCCCTGTGtaaatagaaaacaaatgtgAACTCTATCATCTGAGCCAAGATCTTCCAGGAAGGTACAAGTACTGTG from Sylvia atricapilla isolate bSylAtr1 chromosome 13, bSylAtr1.pri, whole genome shotgun sequence includes the following:
- the MTHFS gene encoding 5-formyltetrahydrofolate cyclo-ligase, with the translated sequence MERPGHGGAMAAALRAAKRQLRGELRQRLRALGAAEKQRQSRLLGRKVISHPKYQESKRIAIFLSMPDEVQTEEIIKDIFKQGKECFIPRYKPQSNHMDMLKLSSAEDISSLALTSWNILQPSDDDSAREEALAGGGLDLIFMPGLGFDKKGNRLGRGKGYYDTYLERCMKHPCGKPYTIALAFREQICESVPVTENDVPIDEILYEDC